A window from Primulina eburnea isolate SZY01 chromosome 2, ASM2296580v1, whole genome shotgun sequence encodes these proteins:
- the LOC140816582 gene encoding protein NEGATIVE GRAVITROPIC RESPONSE OF ROOTS, which produces MKIFGLLRNKGDRHQTNRESGTNHHMIHQPCREEFSDWPNALLAIGTFGNNNLKDSDKSKIQGSLTLPRSPGHLEHITPEDSRETDKDLRTILNQHISTDSSFSGELKRHYVSLEKFLEGDKIINQSMNIVPENENYRLHRTSSSDHDREGNSIRLENKRNDIRKRSLSFLLKKAFLCRGGSVLTPRLRDPITGTGLANSRMDKILRAILNRRVYPQRPIPKAKPKKYLNMHGEDNDSDDEEPKEATDGSKWVKTDREYIILEM; this is translated from the exons ATGAAG ATCTTCGGTTTGCTGAGAAACAAAGGGGACCGTCATCAAACCAATCGAGAATCAGGGACGAATC ATCATATGATACATCAACCGTGCAGAGAAGAATTCAGTGATTGGCCAAATGCTTTACTTGCTATTGGGACTTTTGGAAATAACAATCTTAAAGATTCAGACAAGTCTAAGATTCAAGGGAGCTTAACTTTACCCAGAAGTCCAGGTCACCTGGAACATATTACACCAGAAGATTCCCGAGAAACTGATAAAGATTTGAGAACAATACTCAATCAACATATTTCCACGGATTCCAGTTTTTCTGGGGAGTTGAAAAGGCATTATGTATCGCTGGAGAAATTCTTGGAAGGTGACAAGATTATCAACCAGTCGATGAATATCGTGCCAGAAAATGAAAATTATCGCCTCCATCGAACGTCGAGCTCAGATCATGACAGGGAAGGAAACAGTATTAGGTTGGAAAACAAAAGAAACGACATTCGTAAAAGGTCGTTGTCTTTTCTTCTTAAGAAGGCATTCCTATGTAGAGGTGGATCTGTGCTCACACCCCGTTTGAGGGATCCAATTACAGGGACTGGATTGGCTAATTCAAGAATGGATAAG ATTTTAAGGGCCATCCTGAATAGAAGGGTCTACCCTCAAAGGCCTATTCCAAAGGCAAAGCCAAAGAAATACCTAAATATGCACGGGGAAGATAATGATAGTGATGATGAAGAGCCAAAAGAGGCCACTGATGGAAGCAAATGGGTCAAAACAGATAGAGAAT ATATTATTCTGGAGATGTAA